The Syntrophales bacterium genome includes a window with the following:
- a CDS encoding CFI-box-CTERM domain-containing protein yields the protein YGRAVPVFRCPNCGHVGSAGQGGGGITPMMDLPKKDDDSQIRVIFNQSYRCCANCGYQNIIPAGEIYLCKCPNCLTKLNANALGRTQCTPCGHIFDLKEKKGCFIATAAYGTPLSEDVLLLRKLRDDWLINKCWGRIFVQVYYQISPFFADFIKQRPLYQSFVRKLLRPLIWFLKRTYKK from the coding sequence TATGGAAGAGCAGTCCCGGTGTTTAGATGTCCCAACTGTGGACATGTTGGAAGTGCTGGGCAAGGAGGTGGAGGCATTACTCCAATGATGGATCTTCCTAAAAAAGATGACGACTCCCAAATTAGAGTTATTTTCAATCAATCTTATAGGTGTTGCGCGAATTGTGGTTATCAAAATATCATCCCAGCCGGAGAAATATATCTTTGTAAGTGTCCCAACTGTTTAACTAAACTTAACGCTAATGCTCTCGGTAGAACTCAGTGCACCCCCTGCGGTCACATTTTTGATTTGAAGGAAAAAAAAGGGTGTTTCATCGCCACAGCTGCTTATGGAACACCTCTATCAGAAGACGTTTTATTGTTGCGTAAGTTAAGAGATGACTGGCTTATAAATAAGTGTTGGGGAAGAATTTTTGTGCAGGTATATTACCAAATCTCACCTTTTTTTGCTGATTTCATAAAACAAAGGCCCTTATATCAATCTTTTGTCAGGAAATTATTAAGACCTCTGATTTGGTTCCTTAAAAGAACTTACAAAAAATGA